A stretch of Maniola hyperantus chromosome 15, iAphHyp1.2, whole genome shotgun sequence DNA encodes these proteins:
- the LOC117989223 gene encoding uncharacterized protein, with product MDIVTWLVDNYPQLVHQRDSEGRTPLHYTAACRDEAAAAALLEGAGAARGARDAGGRTLAHYRATRTLLALPTVPRDADMPARPNANPPGLVIKRHNIRIWCHECDMGRLQRVVWEGQGARLLSEVSSQPVVKKFLEAVPYIMNTIRDIHSAVIQNDLEGLLKLTSDPVPPQALSSRDANNMTAMHKAAGLGHGGILKYIIERYPQGISDVDNDGRTPLHYAAVVKDDQHTYNTLIGAGADESAVDNKNKTPAYYINRTQDIDKNLMKVLPEAPRTPSSTYPPSWDWKILDTEFIGELNTKKIRKKNLKVSSENISSKNNTSTITDSVENNKIASLKNSSTHELIRDLPDLNDSEKQNVSNNEPREDHTQNTKETTEPNEASYEEEETKKVKEKIEDAKHVSTDNGDVENVSHELFPEETSNENVETEKEGNEIENAVQDQEKNENNEQNRVLKENIHKNSKGNAEETALESTETEEMKENDILNSKLAENTDENKSEDNHEENENGNPIEEENIDKTETPHGSIHNSPLKISDEENLKESDSKEEKLESNNHDDHNSKQMNGQNDEVKLEDSNDHDKSTNGNEIANITCTKQEEGDTSEGNVANSRNIPENLIEGIISSEAEQETQDASITQRNNSVHSNNVVDNEIDPEVTDLINTANMEMLATLVLNGEGARLIGRRSGNVELQAFLDNVPNYMQKINRVHIAARDGNIRDLQAALDRRKFAIARDPISANGATPLHVATIHGKTSIIKYLGGRFPETLSAVDFEGRTALHFAAVLPDNGHYYNLLQQLGANSKDLDDIGRSAEDYYKNPSLLPFRQLLSDFGISEEKAQTMFSDQVPEDHVSSRRVLDIPEALDTLERCYRLLASARPTRTPLSASSNKATPSHVLGRFLKRQIFDLIKFRITKLDHNLFDVIWPAVKKIPDNKNVVQIVEEDFPGGVTAPDYYVYEVFTEFMTPLIKDLHNINIQSDLPQHPVSDFVKNPPLSESSEPLIELNIDTSDEFVLSGTMECSRNLDGFELPLNLKIGKLENIERIITTVLMREEFSGIIEQLSPESDQKGGSYYTLNEILEKPSEIGAALAASGVLIPLCDRDEIDDCNRLHGKQWPYGRGVFVSDDKTVAVWINVHDHLRVVTSTPADAPGEIGLTYSKLSYIMTYLHEKLDFVFHDKLGHLSNRPTFLGAGIRFSLIVNFPGLAKDTDNIKHLCAVRGLQYRETLSTDIARISNYQCLSLTESSCFNDFATASSNLLHLEKDLSMQSSAHITTMLSNIFRRKRSSLADIHDVEKIKN from the exons ggtTGGTAATCAAGCGGCACAACATTCGGATATGGTGCCATGAGTGCGACATGGGCCGCTTGCAGCGAGTGGTGTGGGAGGGACAGGGAGCCAGGCTGCTCAGTGAAGTATCTAGCCAGCCCGTAGTCAAGAAGTTCCTTGAAGCTGTGCCTTATATTATG AATACGATACGCGACATCCACAGTGCTGTTATTCAAAACGATTTGGAAGGACTTTTGAAATTAACCAGCGATCCGGTACCACCTCAGGCTCTATCCAGCAGGGATGCTAACAACATGACAGCTATGCACAAA GCTGCCGGCCTGGGTCATGGTGGTATTTTGAAGTATATCATAGAAAGATACCCCCAAGGGATCAGCGATGTTGATAACGATGGACGAACACCTTTGCATTATGCTGCGGTCGTAAAGGACGACCAACATACTTACAATACTCTTATTGGCGCAGGAGCTGACGAAAGCGCTGTTGATAAT aaaaataaaaCCCCAGCTTATTATATCAATAGGACTCAAGATATTGATAAAAATCTAATGAAAGTATTGCCTGAGGCGCCAAGAACTCCTTCGAGTACGTACCCACCTTCATGGGACTGGAAAATATTAGATACCGAATTCATAGGAGAACTAAATACTAAAAAGAttagaaagaaaaatttaaaggtttCGAGTGAAAATATTTCCTCAAAAAACAACACAAGTACAATAACGGATAgcgtagaaaataataaaatagcatcACTGAAAAATAGTAGCACGCATGAGTTGATTAGAGATTTACCAGATTTGAATGATAgtgaaaaacaaaatgtaagCAATAACGAACCTAGGGAAGATCATACACAAAATACTAAG gaAACCACTGAGCCTAACGAAGCAAGTTACGAAGAAGAGGAGACGAAAAAGGTTAAGGAGAAAATTGAAGATGCTAAACACGTGTCCACTGATAACGGTGACGTAGAAAATGTATCACATGAACTTTTCCCTGAAGAAACTTCAAACGAGAATGTTGAGACAGAAAAAGAGGGAAACGAGATTGAAAATGCTGTGCAAGATCAggagaaaaatgaaaataatgagcaaaatagggttttaaaagaaaacattcACAAGAATTCAAAAGGAAACGCTGAAGAGACAGCACTAGAGAGTACTGAAACTGAGGAAATGAAAGAAAATGATATCCTAAACAGTAAACTTGCAGAAAATACAGATGAAAATAAAAGTGAAGACAATCATGAAGAAAATGAAAACGGTAATCCAATCGAAGAAGAAAATATTGATAAAACAGAAACACCACATGGAAGTATACATAATAGTCCATTAAAAATATCAGATGAAGAGAACTTGAAAGAAAGTGATTCAAAAGAGGAAAAATTAGAAAGCAATAACCATGATGATCATAATAGTAAACAAATGAATGGTCAAAATGATGAAGTTAAACTCGAGGATTCAAACGACCATGACAAAAGTACAAACGGAAATGAAATAGCCAATATTACATGTACAAAGCAAGAAGAAGGAGATACATCTGAAG GAAACGTCGCCAACAGCAGAAATATTCCAGAAAATCTAATAGAAGGTATTATTAGCAGTGAAGCTGAACAAGAAACACAAGACGCTAGTATAACTCAAAGAAACAACTCAGTTCACAGCAATAATGTTGTA GATAATGAAATCGATCCGGAAGTCACAGACTTAATAAATACAGCAAATATGGAAATGTTAGCTACGTTAGTATTAAACGGAGAAGGAGCTAGATTGATTGGCAGACGATCTGGCAATGTTGAGTTACAAGCTTTTTTAGATAATGTACCAAATTACATG caaaaaataaatagagtTCACATAGCAGCCAGAGATGGTAACATAAGAGATTTGCAAGCAGCTTTAGACCGCAGAAAATTCGCAATCGCTCGAGACCCCATTTCAGCCAATGGCGCTACTCCCTTACATGTAGCTACGATACATGGAAAAACgagtataattaaatatttaggaGGAAG ATTTCCTGAAACATTATCTGCAGTAGACTTCGAAGGAAGAACAGCTTTACATTTTGCAGCAGTATTACCAGACAACGGGCACTATTACAACTTGTTACAACAATTGGGGGCTAATTCTAAAGATTTGGATGAT atTGGACGCTCTGCTGAAGATTATTACAAAAACCCGTCTCTACTACCATTCAGACAATTATTATCAGATTTCGGAATAAGTGAAGAGAAGGCTCAGACAATGTTCTCCGATCAGG TACCAGAAGATCACGTCTCGTCCCGGCGTGTCTTGGATATACCTGAGGCACTAGACACTTTGGAACGGTGCTACAGGCTACTTGCATCAGCTAGACCGACACGAACGCCGCTATCTGCATCATCGAACAAAGCAACACCATCTCATGTTTTAGGAAGATTCCTTAAAAGACAGATATTTGATTTGATCAAATTTAGAATTACAAAACTTGACCATAATCTATTCGATGTGATATGGCCAGCTGTTAAAAAAATTCCGGATAACAAAAACGTTGTACAGATTGTAGAGGAAGATTTCCCCGGTGGAGTTACAGCTCCAGATTACTACGTGTATGAAGTGTTTACAGAGTTTATGACACCGCTAATAAAAGATCTTCACAATATTAATATTCAATCAGACTTGCCACAACATCCTGTTTCAGATTTTGTAAAAAACCCACCATTGTCAGAATCATCTGAACCATTAATTGAATTAAATATTGATACAAGCGATGAGTTTGTACTATCAGGTACAATGGAGTGTTCGAGGAATTTAGATGGATTTGAATTGCCGTTAAACCTTAAGATTGGAAAACTAGAGAATATTGAAagaataataacaacagttttGATGAGAGAAGAGTTTTCTGGAATTATTGAACAATTAAGCCCCGAATCTGACCAAAAAGGAGGCTCCTATTATACTCTTAATGAAATATTGGAAAAACCATCTGAAATAGGCGCTGCTTTAGCTGCATCGGGTGTATTAATTCCTCTCTGTGACAGAGATGAAATCGATGATTGCAATCGTCTTCACGGAAAGCAATGGCCTTATGGTCGCGGAGTATTTGTGAGCGACGATAAAACTGTGGCGGTTTGGATTAACGTTCACGATCATTTACGGGTCGTAACATCGACGCCGGCTGATGCTCCGGGAGAAATTGGTCTCACATATAGCAAATTATCGTACATTATGACGTATCTACATGAAAAACTTGATTTTGTGTTTCATGACAAGCTCGGTCATTTATCGAACAGGCCAACATTCTTAGGAGCTGGTATACGTTTTAGTCTAATAGTAAACTTTCCAGGGCTGGCGAAGGATACAGATAATATAAAGCACTTGTGTGCTGTGAGGGGATTGCAGTACAGAGAAACGTTAAGTACGGATATAGCTAGAATAAGCAACTACCAGTGCTTAAGCTTAACCGAATCAAGTTGTTTCAACGATTTTGCTACGGCAAGTTCTAATCTTTTACACCTAGAAAAAGATTTATCCATGCAAAGTTCCGCTCACATAACGACCATGCTGAGCAATATATTCCGAAGAAAAAGAAGCAGCTTGGCTGATATTCATGACGtagaaaagataaaaaattaa